From one Ooceraea biroi isolate clonal line C1 chromosome 7, Obir_v5.4, whole genome shotgun sequence genomic stretch:
- the LOC105288124 gene encoding catenin delta-2 isoform X4, with amino-acid sequence MSNNQLVDSCLLVNRRIEQRQEHNITRTEITQRRVLQEKAPDMPQYTGQGDTDYHGSNGQADTHSLHSSHLSVQEDPLLIRTHKQQTSQQVTTVTKVVREVSHMEPDPGAVSYMSVPLMSQDYQHADPRYPADPYMVSFDHYDPYMGYPPQPGYPGPHGIYMPRSHSPHSPHSPSEHSRASPPHEYMRKGAPYVEGSYNDIDPGLNPALQDHYRITPSPGGPGDQYDESKVAYGYVSPSPYGPVGYGPAVGVGPVPSDVPGYEEGHPGVPLTSGVPPGIFEDEVHLQRLQSRHPVVPGMASPLDDDQKSIRWRDPNLSEVIGFLNNPNNIIKANAAAYLQHLCYMDDPNKQKTRSLGGIPPLVQLLDHDNPDVYRNACGALRNLSYGRQNDENKRAIKNAGGVPALINLLRRTSDADVKELVTGVLWNLSSCEDLKKSIIDDGVTMVVNNIIIPHSGWDPSSSSGETCWSTVFRNASGVLRNVSSAGEYARKNLRECEGLVDALLYVVRSAIEKSNIGNKIVENCVCILRNLSYRCQEVEDPNYDKHPIQSTVQNRVAAPAKGENLGCFGGSKKKKDGQPVQKETATSRTTSPRTEPVRGMELLWQPEVVQSYLSLLQTCSNPETLEAAAGALQNLAACYWQPSIEIRAAVRKEKGLPILVELLRMEVDRVVCAVATALRNLAIDQRNKELIGKYAMRDLIQKLPSGNNQHDQGTSDDTIAAVLATLNEVIKKNAEFSRSLLDAGGVDRLMNITRQRQKYTPRVLKFAGQVLFTMWQHQELRDVYKKHGWKEQDFVTKTVAARNSGPNSPNNANSTLNRPMASQGSTRYEDRTIQRANMNSNNVGRPTIYQSQPKPGEPLYAQVNLEKKKKRQYELGVGQGGQVGQTGGAIPGNGGGSAGGGGGGVIGPGGGGSSVGGGAGGQWMPDGVGVGMPDGTGVTSVTAATAANQVPPPSSTVATAAAGDSWV; translated from the exons ATGTCAAATAATCAGCTGGTTGACTCCTGTCT GCTGGTGAATCGTCGGATCGAGCAGAGACAGGAGCACAACATAACTCGTACTGAGATCACGCAGAG ACGCGTCCTGCAGGAGAAAGCCCCCGACATGCCACAATACAC CGGACAGGGCGACACGGATTACCATGGGAGTAACGGACAGGCGGACACTCACTCGTTGCACTCGTCCCATCTGTCCGTCCAGGAGGATCCGCTGCTCATCCGaactcacaagcaacaaactTCTCAGCAA GTGACGACCGTGACGAAGGTCGTGCGCGAGGTGTCCCATATGGAGCCGGACCCGGGCGCGGTCAGTTACATGTCGGTGCCTCTGATGTCACAGGACTACCAACACGCGGACCCGCGCTACCCCGCGGACCCGTACATGGTCAGTTTCGACCATTACGATCCGTACATGGGTTATCCGCCACAACCGGGCTACCCGGGACCGCATGGCATCTACATGCCGCGCTCGCATTCCCCCCACAGCCCCCACAGTCCTTCGGAACACAGTCGTGCTTCGCCGCCACACG AGTACATGCGCAAGGGTGCACCCTACGTGGAGGGTAGCTACAACGACATCGACCCCGGCTTAAACCCCGCTTTGCAGGACCATTATCGCATTACGCCTAGTCCAGGTGGTCCCGGAGACCAATATG ACGAGAGCAAAGTGGCCTACGGATACGTGTCGCCGTCACCGTACGGACCCGTGGGATATGGGCCTGCCGTGGGAGTTGGGCCGGTGCCGAGCGACGTGCCTGGCTACGAGGAAGGCCACCCGGGTGTGCCCCTCACGTCAGGGGTGCCACCGGGCATCTTTGAGGATGAGGTGCACCTACAACGATTGCAGTCGCGCCATCCGGTAGTCCCAGGCATGGCCAGTCCATTGGACGACGACCAGAAGTCTATACGCTGGCGCGACCCGAACCTGTCCGAGGTGATCGGCTTCCTGAACAATCCTAACAACATCATCAAGGCGAACGCGGCTGCCTATCTGCAGCACCTCTGCTACATGGATGACCCAAACAAGCAAAAGACGCGCAGCCTCGGCGGAATACCACCGCTCGTGCAGCTGCTAGACCACGACAACCCGGACGTCTACAGGAACGCGTGCGGCGCCCTGCGTAATTTATCGTACGGCCGACAGAATGACGAGAACAAGCGCGCCATCAAGAATGCAGGCGGCGTGCCGGCGCTCATCAATCTGTTGAGAAGAACATCCGACGCGGACGTCAAGGAGCTGGTCACGGGGGTGCTGTGGAACCTGTCCTCGTGCGAG GATCTGAAGAAGTCGATCATCGACGACGGTGTGACGATGGTGGTGAACAACATAATAATACCTCACAGCGGCTGGGATCCGAGCTCGTCGAGCGGCGAGACCTGCTGGTCCACCGTCTTCAGGAACGCGTCTGGCGTCTTGAGGAACGTGTCCAGCGCCGGGGAATACGCGCGCAAGAACCTGCGCGAGTGTGAGGGCCTGGTGGACGCCCTCCTGTACGTGGTACGCTCAGCGATCGAAAAGTCCAACATTGGCAACAAGATCGTCGAGAACTGTGTATGCATCCTGAGGAACCTGAGTTACCGCTGCCAGGAGGTGGAGGACCCCAATTACGACAAACATCCGATCCAGTCCACAGTGCAGAATAGGGTCGCCGCACCCGCGAAAG GCGAGAATCTGGGTTGTTTCGGCGGCagcaaaaagaagaaggaTGGCCAACCGGTCCAGAAGGAAACCGCCACGTCGCGCACGACGAGTCCGCGAACCGAGCCAGTCAGAGGAATGGAATTGCTCTGGCAACCGGAAGTGGTTCAGTCATACCTCAGTCTTTTGCAAACTTGCTCGAACCCGGAAACCCTCGAGGCCGCGGCCGGTGCCCTGCAAAACCTCGCCGCCTGTTACTGGCAGCCAAGTATCGAGATTCGCGCAGCCGTTCGCAAAGAAAAGGGTCTCCCTATATTAGTGGAACTCTTAAGAATGGAG GTTGACCGAGTGGTGTGTGCGGTGGCGACCGCGCTCAGGAATTTGGCGATAGACCAGCGCAACAAGGAGCTAATAGGCAAATACGCGATGAGGGATCTCATCCAGAAGCTGCCGTCTGGAAATAATCAGCATGATCAGGGCACGAGCGACGACACGATCGCCGCAGTGCTCGCCACGCTGAACGAGGTCATCAAGAAGAACGCCGAGTTCTCGCGGTCGTTACTCGACGCCGGCGGTGTCGACAGATTAATGAACATCACCAGGCAGCGCCAGAAATATACACCACGTGTTCTTAAATTTGCAG GGCAAGTACTGTTCACCATGTGGCAACATCAAGAGCTGCGCGACGTGTACAAGAAGCACGGCTGGAAGGAGCAAGACTTCGTCACGAAAACGGTCGCCGCCAGGAATTCAGGGCCTAATTCACCCAACAACGCTAACAG CACTCTGAATCGACCAATGGCGAGCCAAGGAAGCACAAGATACGAAGATCGAACGATCCAGCGAGCGAACATGAATTCAAATAATGTCGGTCGACCTACTATATATCAATCA CAGCCGAAACCCGGTGAGCCGCTCTACGCGCAAGTTAACttggagaagaaaaagaagcggCAGTACGAGCTGGGGGTGGGCCAGGGTGGCCAGGTGGGACAGACCGGCGGCGCGATACCTGgcaacggcggcggcagcgctggcggcggcggtggcggtgtgATTGGGCCCGGCGGCGGAGGTAGTAGTGTTGGTGGCGGCGCGGGTGGTCAGTGGATGCCCGACGGGGTTGGAGTCGGGATGCCGGATGGTACTGGCGTCACGTCGGTGACGGCGGCAACGGCGGCGAATCAGGTGCCGCCGCCGAGCTCGAccgtcgccaccgccgccgccggtgACTCCTGGGTGTAA
- the LOC105288124 gene encoding catenin delta-2 isoform X2 → MSNNQLVDSCLLVNRRIEQRQEHNITRTEITQRRVLQEKAPDMPQYTGQGDTDYHGSNGQADTHSLHSSHLSVQEDPLLIRTHKQQTSQQVTTVTKVVREVSHMEPDPGAVSYMSVPLMSQDYQHADPRYPADPYMVSFDHYDPYMGYPPQPGYPGPHGIYMPRSHSPHSPHSPSEHSRASPPHEYMRKGAPYVEGSYNDIDPGLNPALQDHYRITPSPGGPGDQYDESKVAYGYVSPSPYGPVGYGPAVGVGPVPSDVPGYEEGHPGVPLTSGVPPGIFEDEVHLQRLQSRHPVVPGMASPLDDDQKSIRWRDPNLSEVIGFLNNPNNIIKANAAAYLQHLCYMDDPNKQKTRSLGGIPPLVQLLDHDNPDVYRNACGALRNLSYGRQNDENKRAIKNAGGVPALINLLRRTSDADVKELVTGVLWNLSSCEDLKKSIIDDGVTMVVNNIIIPHSGWDPSSSSGETCWSTVFRNASGVLRNVSSAGEYARKNLRECEGLVDALLYVVRSAIEKSNIGNKIVENCVCILRNLSYRCQEVEDPNYDKHPIQSTVQNRVAAPAKAYSLCQGENLGCFGGSKKKKDGQPVQKETATSRTTSPRTEPVRGMELLWQPEVVQSYLSLLQTCSNPETLEAAAGALQNLAACYWQPSIEIRAAVRKEKGLPILVELLRMEVDRVVCAVATALRNLAIDQRNKELIGKYAMRDLIQKLPSGNNQHDQGTSDDTIAAVLATLNEVIKKNAEFSRSLLDAGGVDRLMNITRQRQKYTPRVLKFAGQVLFTMWQHQELRDVYKKHGWKEQDFVTKTVAARNSGPNSPNNANSTLNRPMASQGSTRYEDRTIQRANMNSNNVGRPTIYQSQPKPGEPLYAQVNLEKKKKRQYELGVGQGGQVGQTGGAIPGNGGGSAGGGGGGVIGPGGGGSSVGGGAGGQWMPDGVGVGMPDGTGVTSVTAATAANQVPPPSSTVATAAAGDSWV, encoded by the exons ATGTCAAATAATCAGCTGGTTGACTCCTGTCT GCTGGTGAATCGTCGGATCGAGCAGAGACAGGAGCACAACATAACTCGTACTGAGATCACGCAGAG ACGCGTCCTGCAGGAGAAAGCCCCCGACATGCCACAATACAC CGGACAGGGCGACACGGATTACCATGGGAGTAACGGACAGGCGGACACTCACTCGTTGCACTCGTCCCATCTGTCCGTCCAGGAGGATCCGCTGCTCATCCGaactcacaagcaacaaactTCTCAGCAA GTGACGACCGTGACGAAGGTCGTGCGCGAGGTGTCCCATATGGAGCCGGACCCGGGCGCGGTCAGTTACATGTCGGTGCCTCTGATGTCACAGGACTACCAACACGCGGACCCGCGCTACCCCGCGGACCCGTACATGGTCAGTTTCGACCATTACGATCCGTACATGGGTTATCCGCCACAACCGGGCTACCCGGGACCGCATGGCATCTACATGCCGCGCTCGCATTCCCCCCACAGCCCCCACAGTCCTTCGGAACACAGTCGTGCTTCGCCGCCACACG AGTACATGCGCAAGGGTGCACCCTACGTGGAGGGTAGCTACAACGACATCGACCCCGGCTTAAACCCCGCTTTGCAGGACCATTATCGCATTACGCCTAGTCCAGGTGGTCCCGGAGACCAATATG ACGAGAGCAAAGTGGCCTACGGATACGTGTCGCCGTCACCGTACGGACCCGTGGGATATGGGCCTGCCGTGGGAGTTGGGCCGGTGCCGAGCGACGTGCCTGGCTACGAGGAAGGCCACCCGGGTGTGCCCCTCACGTCAGGGGTGCCACCGGGCATCTTTGAGGATGAGGTGCACCTACAACGATTGCAGTCGCGCCATCCGGTAGTCCCAGGCATGGCCAGTCCATTGGACGACGACCAGAAGTCTATACGCTGGCGCGACCCGAACCTGTCCGAGGTGATCGGCTTCCTGAACAATCCTAACAACATCATCAAGGCGAACGCGGCTGCCTATCTGCAGCACCTCTGCTACATGGATGACCCAAACAAGCAAAAGACGCGCAGCCTCGGCGGAATACCACCGCTCGTGCAGCTGCTAGACCACGACAACCCGGACGTCTACAGGAACGCGTGCGGCGCCCTGCGTAATTTATCGTACGGCCGACAGAATGACGAGAACAAGCGCGCCATCAAGAATGCAGGCGGCGTGCCGGCGCTCATCAATCTGTTGAGAAGAACATCCGACGCGGACGTCAAGGAGCTGGTCACGGGGGTGCTGTGGAACCTGTCCTCGTGCGAG GATCTGAAGAAGTCGATCATCGACGACGGTGTGACGATGGTGGTGAACAACATAATAATACCTCACAGCGGCTGGGATCCGAGCTCGTCGAGCGGCGAGACCTGCTGGTCCACCGTCTTCAGGAACGCGTCTGGCGTCTTGAGGAACGTGTCCAGCGCCGGGGAATACGCGCGCAAGAACCTGCGCGAGTGTGAGGGCCTGGTGGACGCCCTCCTGTACGTGGTACGCTCAGCGATCGAAAAGTCCAACATTGGCAACAAGATCGTCGAGAACTGTGTATGCATCCTGAGGAACCTGAGTTACCGCTGCCAGGAGGTGGAGGACCCCAATTACGACAAACATCCGATCCAGTCCACAGTGCAGAATAGGGTCGCCGCACCCGCGAAAG CATACAGTTTATGTCAAG GCGAGAATCTGGGTTGTTTCGGCGGCagcaaaaagaagaaggaTGGCCAACCGGTCCAGAAGGAAACCGCCACGTCGCGCACGACGAGTCCGCGAACCGAGCCAGTCAGAGGAATGGAATTGCTCTGGCAACCGGAAGTGGTTCAGTCATACCTCAGTCTTTTGCAAACTTGCTCGAACCCGGAAACCCTCGAGGCCGCGGCCGGTGCCCTGCAAAACCTCGCCGCCTGTTACTGGCAGCCAAGTATCGAGATTCGCGCAGCCGTTCGCAAAGAAAAGGGTCTCCCTATATTAGTGGAACTCTTAAGAATGGAG GTTGACCGAGTGGTGTGTGCGGTGGCGACCGCGCTCAGGAATTTGGCGATAGACCAGCGCAACAAGGAGCTAATAGGCAAATACGCGATGAGGGATCTCATCCAGAAGCTGCCGTCTGGAAATAATCAGCATGATCAGGGCACGAGCGACGACACGATCGCCGCAGTGCTCGCCACGCTGAACGAGGTCATCAAGAAGAACGCCGAGTTCTCGCGGTCGTTACTCGACGCCGGCGGTGTCGACAGATTAATGAACATCACCAGGCAGCGCCAGAAATATACACCACGTGTTCTTAAATTTGCAG GGCAAGTACTGTTCACCATGTGGCAACATCAAGAGCTGCGCGACGTGTACAAGAAGCACGGCTGGAAGGAGCAAGACTTCGTCACGAAAACGGTCGCCGCCAGGAATTCAGGGCCTAATTCACCCAACAACGCTAACAG CACTCTGAATCGACCAATGGCGAGCCAAGGAAGCACAAGATACGAAGATCGAACGATCCAGCGAGCGAACATGAATTCAAATAATGTCGGTCGACCTACTATATATCAATCA CAGCCGAAACCCGGTGAGCCGCTCTACGCGCAAGTTAACttggagaagaaaaagaagcggCAGTACGAGCTGGGGGTGGGCCAGGGTGGCCAGGTGGGACAGACCGGCGGCGCGATACCTGgcaacggcggcggcagcgctggcggcggcggtggcggtgtgATTGGGCCCGGCGGCGGAGGTAGTAGTGTTGGTGGCGGCGCGGGTGGTCAGTGGATGCCCGACGGGGTTGGAGTCGGGATGCCGGATGGTACTGGCGTCACGTCGGTGACGGCGGCAACGGCGGCGAATCAGGTGCCGCCGCCGAGCTCGAccgtcgccaccgccgccgccggtgACTCCTGGGTGTAA
- the LOC105288124 gene encoding catenin delta-2 isoform X6 has product MSNNQLVDSCLRVLQEKAPDMPQYTGQGDTDYHGSNGQADTHSLHSSHLSVQEDPLLIRTHKQQTSQQVTTVTKVVREVSHMEPDPGAVSYMSVPLMSQDYQHADPRYPADPYMVSFDHYDPYMGYPPQPGYPGPHGIYMPRSHSPHSPHSPSEHSRASPPHEYMRKGAPYVEGSYNDIDPGLNPALQDHYRITPSPGGPGDQYDESKVAYGYVSPSPYGPVGYGPAVGVGPVPSDVPGYEEGHPGVPLTSGVPPGIFEDEVHLQRLQSRHPVVPGMASPLDDDQKSIRWRDPNLSEVIGFLNNPNNIIKANAAAYLQHLCYMDDPNKQKTRSLGGIPPLVQLLDHDNPDVYRNACGALRNLSYGRQNDENKRAIKNAGGVPALINLLRRTSDADVKELVTGVLWNLSSCEDLKKSIIDDGVTMVVNNIIIPHSGWDPSSSSGETCWSTVFRNASGVLRNVSSAGEYARKNLRECEGLVDALLYVVRSAIEKSNIGNKIVENCVCILRNLSYRCQEVEDPNYDKHPIQSTVQNRVAAPAKGENLGCFGGSKKKKDGQPVQKETATSRTTSPRTEPVRGMELLWQPEVVQSYLSLLQTCSNPETLEAAAGALQNLAACYWQPSIEIRAAVRKEKGLPILVELLRMEVDRVVCAVATALRNLAIDQRNKELIGKYAMRDLIQKLPSGNNQHDQGTSDDTIAAVLATLNEVIKKNAEFSRSLLDAGGVDRLMNITRQRQKYTPRVLKFAGQVLFTMWQHQELRDVYKKHGWKEQDFVTKTVAARNSGPNSPNNANSYDCSTLNRPMASQGSTRYEDRTIQRANMNSNNVGRPTIYQSQPKPGEPLYAQVNLEKKKKRQYELGVGQGGQVGQTGGAIPGNGGGSAGGGGGGVIGPGGGGSSVGGGAGGQWMPDGVGVGMPDGTGVTSVTAATAANQVPPPSSTVATAAAGDSWV; this is encoded by the exons ATGTCAAATAATCAGCTGGTTGACTCCTGTCT ACGCGTCCTGCAGGAGAAAGCCCCCGACATGCCACAATACAC CGGACAGGGCGACACGGATTACCATGGGAGTAACGGACAGGCGGACACTCACTCGTTGCACTCGTCCCATCTGTCCGTCCAGGAGGATCCGCTGCTCATCCGaactcacaagcaacaaactTCTCAGCAA GTGACGACCGTGACGAAGGTCGTGCGCGAGGTGTCCCATATGGAGCCGGACCCGGGCGCGGTCAGTTACATGTCGGTGCCTCTGATGTCACAGGACTACCAACACGCGGACCCGCGCTACCCCGCGGACCCGTACATGGTCAGTTTCGACCATTACGATCCGTACATGGGTTATCCGCCACAACCGGGCTACCCGGGACCGCATGGCATCTACATGCCGCGCTCGCATTCCCCCCACAGCCCCCACAGTCCTTCGGAACACAGTCGTGCTTCGCCGCCACACG AGTACATGCGCAAGGGTGCACCCTACGTGGAGGGTAGCTACAACGACATCGACCCCGGCTTAAACCCCGCTTTGCAGGACCATTATCGCATTACGCCTAGTCCAGGTGGTCCCGGAGACCAATATG ACGAGAGCAAAGTGGCCTACGGATACGTGTCGCCGTCACCGTACGGACCCGTGGGATATGGGCCTGCCGTGGGAGTTGGGCCGGTGCCGAGCGACGTGCCTGGCTACGAGGAAGGCCACCCGGGTGTGCCCCTCACGTCAGGGGTGCCACCGGGCATCTTTGAGGATGAGGTGCACCTACAACGATTGCAGTCGCGCCATCCGGTAGTCCCAGGCATGGCCAGTCCATTGGACGACGACCAGAAGTCTATACGCTGGCGCGACCCGAACCTGTCCGAGGTGATCGGCTTCCTGAACAATCCTAACAACATCATCAAGGCGAACGCGGCTGCCTATCTGCAGCACCTCTGCTACATGGATGACCCAAACAAGCAAAAGACGCGCAGCCTCGGCGGAATACCACCGCTCGTGCAGCTGCTAGACCACGACAACCCGGACGTCTACAGGAACGCGTGCGGCGCCCTGCGTAATTTATCGTACGGCCGACAGAATGACGAGAACAAGCGCGCCATCAAGAATGCAGGCGGCGTGCCGGCGCTCATCAATCTGTTGAGAAGAACATCCGACGCGGACGTCAAGGAGCTGGTCACGGGGGTGCTGTGGAACCTGTCCTCGTGCGAG GATCTGAAGAAGTCGATCATCGACGACGGTGTGACGATGGTGGTGAACAACATAATAATACCTCACAGCGGCTGGGATCCGAGCTCGTCGAGCGGCGAGACCTGCTGGTCCACCGTCTTCAGGAACGCGTCTGGCGTCTTGAGGAACGTGTCCAGCGCCGGGGAATACGCGCGCAAGAACCTGCGCGAGTGTGAGGGCCTGGTGGACGCCCTCCTGTACGTGGTACGCTCAGCGATCGAAAAGTCCAACATTGGCAACAAGATCGTCGAGAACTGTGTATGCATCCTGAGGAACCTGAGTTACCGCTGCCAGGAGGTGGAGGACCCCAATTACGACAAACATCCGATCCAGTCCACAGTGCAGAATAGGGTCGCCGCACCCGCGAAAG GCGAGAATCTGGGTTGTTTCGGCGGCagcaaaaagaagaaggaTGGCCAACCGGTCCAGAAGGAAACCGCCACGTCGCGCACGACGAGTCCGCGAACCGAGCCAGTCAGAGGAATGGAATTGCTCTGGCAACCGGAAGTGGTTCAGTCATACCTCAGTCTTTTGCAAACTTGCTCGAACCCGGAAACCCTCGAGGCCGCGGCCGGTGCCCTGCAAAACCTCGCCGCCTGTTACTGGCAGCCAAGTATCGAGATTCGCGCAGCCGTTCGCAAAGAAAAGGGTCTCCCTATATTAGTGGAACTCTTAAGAATGGAG GTTGACCGAGTGGTGTGTGCGGTGGCGACCGCGCTCAGGAATTTGGCGATAGACCAGCGCAACAAGGAGCTAATAGGCAAATACGCGATGAGGGATCTCATCCAGAAGCTGCCGTCTGGAAATAATCAGCATGATCAGGGCACGAGCGACGACACGATCGCCGCAGTGCTCGCCACGCTGAACGAGGTCATCAAGAAGAACGCCGAGTTCTCGCGGTCGTTACTCGACGCCGGCGGTGTCGACAGATTAATGAACATCACCAGGCAGCGCCAGAAATATACACCACGTGTTCTTAAATTTGCAG GGCAAGTACTGTTCACCATGTGGCAACATCAAGAGCTGCGCGACGTGTACAAGAAGCACGGCTGGAAGGAGCAAGACTTCGTCACGAAAACGGTCGCCGCCAGGAATTCAGGGCCTAATTCACCCAACAACGCTAACAG CTACGATTGCAGCACTCTGAATCGACCAATGGCGAGCCAAGGAAGCACAAGATACGAAGATCGAACGATCCAGCGAGCGAACATGAATTCAAATAATGTCGGTCGACCTACTATATATCAATCA CAGCCGAAACCCGGTGAGCCGCTCTACGCGCAAGTTAACttggagaagaaaaagaagcggCAGTACGAGCTGGGGGTGGGCCAGGGTGGCCAGGTGGGACAGACCGGCGGCGCGATACCTGgcaacggcggcggcagcgctggcggcggcggtggcggtgtgATTGGGCCCGGCGGCGGAGGTAGTAGTGTTGGTGGCGGCGCGGGTGGTCAGTGGATGCCCGACGGGGTTGGAGTCGGGATGCCGGATGGTACTGGCGTCACGTCGGTGACGGCGGCAACGGCGGCGAATCAGGTGCCGCCGCCGAGCTCGAccgtcgccaccgccgccgccggtgACTCCTGGGTGTAA